From Cannabis sativa cultivar Pink pepper isolate KNU-18-1 chromosome 8, ASM2916894v1, whole genome shotgun sequence, a single genomic window includes:
- the LOC115701509 gene encoding callose synthase 7, with product MASSSGTKNDVAPPRTLSRGMTRMPTRYVELGNEDNAAVDSELVPSSLASIAPILRVANEIQNENPRVAYLCRFHAFEKAHMMDPTSSGRGVRQFKTYLLHRLEKEEEEAVHILARSDPKEILLYYQQFYERNIKEGEYTKKPEEMAKICQIATVLYEVLKTVVPPHQIDAQTKKISEDVDSKRDQYAHYNILPLYAVGVKPAIMELPEIKAALRALSNVGSLPKPRIQRTPTGPDDNVPTERVQPVNDILDWLSAIFGFQARNVANQREHLILLLANIDVRRRSSERHTELAAATVQNLLDKFFKNYRSWCKYLHCKSNLRFPQVTDKQQLELIYIALYLLIWGEASNIRFMPECLCYIFHNMANEVYGILYSNASDVIGDTYQNEACHEEHFLTHVITPIFDVLQKEAKRNNNGKASHSNWRNYDDLNEYFWSKKCFSLGWPMNLESDFFRHSDGQPSNKRVNQAVSGAKKPKTNFVEVRTFLHLYRNFDRMWVFFILAFQAMLIVAWSPSGSIVAFFDADVFRSVLSIFITSAFLNFLQATLDIVLSFNAWRSLKITQVVRYLLKFVVAAFWVVVLPICYSSSVQSPTGLVKFFRSWAGDWSNHSLYDYAIAIYLLPNILAAVLFVLPPLRRTMERSNMHITTLLMWWAQPKLYVGRGMHEDMFSLLKYTLFWIMLLISKLAFSYYVEIAPLVEPTKLIMEMPIDNYQWHEFFPHVPHNIFIIIAIWTPIILVYFMDAQIWYAIFSTLFGGIHGAFSHLGEIRTLGMLRSRFESVPLAFSRRLMPSTDTDHSKQKNLDPSQVRKNIANFSQVWNEFIYSMREEDLISNRDRDLLLVPYCSNEVSVVQWPPFLLASKIPIALDMAKDFKGKDDNELFKKIKSDDYMYSAVIECYESLRDVIYGLLEDKADKMIVESICKEVDECLDRKVFLSNFRMSGMPSLSERLEKFLGKLLSDEDDETLLPQLINVLQDIMEIITQDVMCNGHQILETAHHHSGHNVKKEQRFEKINLNRRYNSSWKEKVVRLNLLLTVKESAINVPQNLDARRRITFFANSLFMNMPRAPEVRDMLSFSVLTPYYKEDVLYTDDDLNKENEDGISILFYLQKIYPDEWQNFTARIKNIEKDKSDLIRQWVSYRGQTLYRTVRGMMYYRKALELQCFLELAGDNAIFSGYRTLELSEKDQKTFSDRAQALADLKFTYVVSCQLYGVQKKSNDPRDQSCYTSILKLMLTHQSLRVAYIDTREDTVNGRPQKVFYSVLLKGGDKLDEEIYRIKLPGPPTVIGEGKPENQNHAIIFTRGEALQTIDMNQDNYYEEAFKMRNVLAEFIKPRLGDRKPTILGLREHIFTGSVSSLAWFMSNQETSFVTIGQRILANPLRVRFHYGHPDIFDRIFHLTRGGISKASKTINLSEDIFAGYNSTLRGGFITHHEYIQVGKGRDVGMNQISNFEAKVANGNGEQTLSRDVYRLGRRFDFYRMLSFYFTTVGFYFSSMVTVLTVYVFLYGRLYMVMSGVEREILENPTIHQTKALEEALATQSVFQLGLLLVLPMVMEIGLEKGFRTALGDFIIMQLQLASVFFTFQLGTKAHYFGRTILHGGSKYRATGRGFVVFHAKFADNYRLYSRSHFVKGLELFILLIVYEVYGESYRSSNLYLFITFSMWFLVASWLFAPFVFNPSGFDWQKTVDDWTDWKRWMGNRGGIGISPDKSWESWWDEEQEHLKHTDFRGRVLEILLAFRFFIYQYGIVYHLDISHHSKSLLVYGLSWLVMVTCLLVLKMVSMGRRRFGTDFQLMFRILKALLFLGFMSVMTVLFVVCGLTISDLFAAILAFLPTGWAIVLIGQACRGLLKRIGLWDSIKELARAYEYIMGLIIFMPTAILSWFPFVSEFQTRLLFNQAFSRGLQISMILAGRKDKTETKEFSSV from the exons ATGGCGAGCTCCAGCGGGACGAAGAACGATGTCGCCCCGCCTAGGACGCTGTCGAGAGGGATGACTAGGATGCCTACGCGGTATGTGGAATTGGGGAATGAGGACAATGCTGCTGTTGATAGTGAGCTTGTTCCTTCTTCACTTGCTTCTATTGCTCCTATTCTTAGGGTCGCCAATGAAATCCAGAATGAAAATCCTAGGGTCGCTTATCTGT GCCGTTTCCATGCATTTGAGAAGGCCCATATGATGGACCCAACATCTAGTGGACGTGGTGTTCGACAATTTAAGACATATCTCCTGCACAGGCTTGAGAAG GAAGAGGAAGAAGCAGTTCATATACTTGCTAGAAGTGATCCAAAGGAGATTCTGTTGTATTACCAACAATTCTATGAAAGGAATATTAAAGAAGGAGAATATACTAAAAAACC GGAGGAGATGGCCAAGATTTGTCAGATTGCTACAGTACTCTATGAGGTGCTGAAGACAGTGGTACCTCCACATCAGATAGATGCCCAG ACAAAAAAAATTTCCGAGGATGTTGATAGCAAGCGGGATCAGTATGCACATTATAACATTCTCCCATTGTATGCTGTTGGGGTTAAACCAGCCATTATGGAACTTCCAGAG ATCAAAGCAGCTCTTCGGGCTCTAAGTAATGTGGGGAGTCTTCCAAAGCCTAGAATTCAACGTACACCTACTGGACCTGATGACAATGTTCCTACAGAGAGGGTTCAGCCTGTTAATGATATACTTGACTGGCTTTCTGCTATATTTGGGTTTCAGGCAA GAAATGTTGCAAATCAAAGAGAACACCTCATATTGCTTCTTGCAAATATTGATGTGAGGAGGAGGAGTTCTGAACGTCACACCGAA TTGGCAGCTGCCACTGTACAGAATTTGCTGGAcaaattctttaaaaattaccGTTCGTGGTGTAAATATTTGCATTGTAAATCAAATCTTAG GTTTCCACAAGTTACTGACAAACAACAACTGGAGCTTATTTACATTGCACTTTATCTTCTGATATGGGGTGAAGCTTCAAATATTCGATTCATGCCCGAATGCTTATGCTATATTTTTCATAAt ATGGCCAATGAGGTGTATGGGATCCTCTATAGCAATGCAAGTGATGTTATCGGAGACACTTATCAAAATGAGGCATGTCATGAAGAGCACTTCTTAACACATGTTATAACCCCTATCTTTGATGTGTTGCAAAAG GAAGCAAAGAGAAATAACAATGGCAAGGCAAGTCATTCAAATTGGAGAAACTATGATGATCTGAATGAGTACTTTTG GTCCAAGAAATGTTTTAGCTTAGGATGGCCAATGAATCTTGAATCAGATTTTTTCAGGCATTCAGATGGCCAACCTTCTAATAAG AGAGTAAATCAAGCTGTTTCTGGGGCAAAAAAACCTAAAACGAATTTTGTTGAAGTCCGAACATTCTTGCATCTGTACAGAAATTTCGATCGGATGTGGGTTTTCTTTATACTGGCTTTTCAG GCTATGCTCATCGTTGCATGGAGCCCTTCTGGATCTATAGTAGCTTTCTTCGATGCAGATGTATTCAGAAGTGTCTTAAGCATTTTCATCACTTCTGCTTTTCTCAATTTTCTTCAAG CTACTCTGGATATAGTTCTTAGCTTCAATGCATGGAGAAGCTTAAAAATAACACAGGTGGTGCGATACCTCTTGAAATTTGTGGTAGCAGCTTTCTGGGTTGTGGTTCTGCCAATTTGTTACTCTAGTTCTGTGCAGAGCCCAACAGGACTTGTGAAATTTTTCAGGAGTTGGGCTGGGGATTGGAGTAACCACTCATTGTATGATTATGCAATTGCAATCTATTTGTTACCCAATATATTGGCTGCTGTACTCTTTGTCCTTCCACCCTTACGAAGAACCATGGAGCGTTCTAACATGCATATCACTACTCTTCTTATGTGGTGGGCTCAG CCAAAGTTGTATGTCGGAAGAGGCATGCATGAGGACATGTTCTCATTGCTGAA gtatacattgttttggatcaTGCTACTGATCAGCAAGCTAGCCTTCAGCTACTATGTTGAG ATAGCACCTCTAGTTGAACCAACAAAATTGATCATGGAGATGCCTATTGATAATTATCAATGGCATGAGTTCTTTCCACATG TACCGCATAATATTTTCATCATCATTGCCATATGGACACCGATTATTCTG GTTTACTTCATGGATGCTCAAATATGGTATGCTATATTTTCCACTTTATTTGGCGGGATACATGGAGCTTTCAGCCATCTGGGTGAG ATAAGAACGCTGGGTATGCTGCGGTCCAGATTTGAATCTGTGCCTCTAGCTTTCAGCCGTCGTCTCATGCCATCAACAGATACAGACCACTCCAAACAGAAAAATTTG GATCCATCACAAGTGCGGAAGAATATTGCCAatttctctcaagtgtggaacgAGTTCATATATTCTATGCGAGAAGAAGACCTTATTAGCAATAG GGATCGAGATTTGCTTTTGGTTCCTTATTGTTCAAATGAAGTCTCTGTTGTCCAGTGGCCCCCTTTCTTGCTCGCTAGTAAG ATTCCTATAGCATTAGATATGGCAAAAGACTTCAAGGGAAAGGATGATAATGAATTATTTAAGAAGATTAAGAGTGACGATTATATGTACTCTGCAGTAATTGAATGCTATGAGTCACTTAGGGATGTAATATATGGCCTACTGGAAGACAAAGCTGATAAGAT GATTGTAGAGAGTATATGTAAGGAAGTAGACGAATGTCTAGACAGAAAAGTTTTCTTGAGTAATTTCCGGATGAGTGGGATGCCTTCTCTCAGTGAGAGATTGGAAAAATTCTTGGGCAAATTG CTATCTGATGAGGACGATGAGACTCTTCTACCTCAGTTAATCAATGTGCTTCAGGATATTATGGAAATTATCACACAGGATGTTATGTGTAATGGGCACCA AATCTTGGAAACAGCTCACCATCACAGTGGTCATAATGTCAAGAAGGAGCAGAGGTTTGAAAAGATTAACTTAAACCGAAGATACAATAGCTCTTGGAAGGAGAAG GTTGTCAGACTTAATTTGCTTCTAACAGTCAAGGAATCTGCCATAAATGTGCCTCAAAACTTGGATGCTCGTCGACGTATTACCTTCTTCGCAAACTCTCTCTTTATGAATATGCCAAGGGCTCCTGAAGTTCGTGACATGTTATCCTTTAG TGTTCTTACTCCGTACTACAAAGAAGATGTCCTTTATACCGATGATGATCTTAACAAGGAAAATGAGGATGGGATATCAATTTTGTTTTACCTGCAGAAAATATATCCTG atgaaTGGCAAAATTTCACGGCTCGGATCAAAAATATTGAGAAGGATAAGTCAGACTTAATTCGTCAATGGGTGTCTTACAGAGGGCAAACACTTTATAGAACAG TGAGAGGGATGATGTATTATAGGAAGGCTTTGGAGCTTCAGTGCTTCCTCGAATTGGCAGGAGATAATG CTATTTTCAGTGGCTACCGAACCTTGGAGTTAAGTGAAAAAGACCAAAAGACATTTTCTGACCGTGCACAAGCTTTGGCCGATTTGAAGTTTACCTATGTTGTGTCTTGCCAACTTTACGGTGTTCAAAAGAAATCCAATGATCCTAGGGATCAAAGTTGTTACACTAGTATCCTGAAACTAATGCTAAC ACATCAATCGTTACGTGTTGCTTACATTGATACAAGAGAGGACACAGTGAATGGAAGGCCTCAAAAGGTTTTTTACTCTGTTTTGCTCAAGGGAGGTGACAAGTTAGATGAG GAAATATACCGAATCAAGCTTCCAGGACCTCCAACAGTCATTGGCGAAGGGAAGCCTGAAAATCAGAATCATGCTATTATATTTACTCGTGGAGAAGCCTTGCAGACAATAGACATGAATCAG GATAACTACTATGAAGAAGCTTTCAAAATGAGAAACGTATTGGCAGAATTTATTAAGCCGCGTCTTGGGGACCGAAAACCCACAATATTGGGTCTGAGAGAGCATATATTCACTGGAAG TGTTTCTTCACTTGCATGGTTCATGTCTAATCAGGAGACTAGTTTTGTAACTATTGGTCAACGAATTTTGGCAAATCCTCTTAG GGTTCGCTTTCATTATGGCCACCCTGATATTTTTGATAGAATCTTCCATCTAACAAGAGGTGGGATAAGCAAAGCTTCAAAAACAATAAATTTGAGTGAAGATATATTTGCAG GCTACAATTCAACTTTGCGTGGAGGATTTATTACACATCATGAGTATATCCAAGTGGGAAAAGGGCGTGATGTGGGTATGAATCAGATTTCAAACTTTGAGGCTAAGGTTGCTAATGGAAATGGAGAACAAACATTAAGTCGTGATGTTTATCGGCTTGGACGTCGATTTGACTTCTACAGAATGCTCTCATTTTACTTCACAACTGTTGGTTTCTACTTTAGTAGTATG GTGACAGTGCTAACCGTATATGTGTTCTTGTATGGACGCCTTTACATGGTTATGAGTGGAGTGGAAAGGGAGATCTTGGAAAATCCAACCATACATCAAACCAAGGCTCTTGAAGAAGCTTTGGCTACGCAGTCTGTCTTCCAATTGGGGTTGTTGCTAGTATTGCCAATGGTCATGGAAATTGGTCTAGAGAAAGGATTTCGGACTGCATTGGGAGATTTCATCATCATGCAGCTGCAGCTAGCCTCTGTGTTCTTCACATTCCAACTGGGAACAAAAGCGCATTATTTTGGAAGAACAATCTTGCACGGAGGTTCTAAATACAGAGCTACTGGTCGCGGGTTTGTTGTTTTTCATGCAAAGTTTGCTGATAATTACCGCCTTTACTCACGTAGTCACTTTGTCAAAGGGTTGGAACTTTTTATCTTATTAATTGTGTATGAAGTCTATGGAGAATCTTACCGTAGCTCAAATCTCTATTTGTTCATCACTTTCTCCATGTGGTTTCTTGTTGCTTCCTGGTTGTTTGCTCCTTTTGTGTTCAATCCTTCTGGTTTCGACTGGCAAAAAACTGTGGATGATTGGACGGATTGGAAGAGATGGATGGGAAATCGTGGTGGTATTGGGATCTCACCTGACAAAAGTTGGGAGTCATGGTGGGATGAAGAGCAAGAACACCTTAAACACACAGATTTTCGTGGAAGAGTGCTTGAAATTTTACTTGCATTCCGCTTCTTTATCTACCAATATGGAATCGTCTATCACCTTGATATATCTCATCACAGCAAGAGTTTGCTG GTTTATGGACTCTCTTGGCTAGTCATGGTAACTTGTCTTCTTGTTTTAAAG ATGGTATCCATGGGCAGAAGAAGATTTGGGACCGATTTCCAGCTCATGTTTCGAATTCTCAAGGCGCTATTGTTTCTTGGTTTTATGTCAGTCATGACCGTCTTATTTGTAGTATGTGGTCTCACTATATCAGATTTATTTGCTGCTATCCTTGCCTTCTTGCCAACAGGATGGGCCATTGTTCTT ATTGGTCAAGCTTGCAGAGGATTGTTGAAGAGGATAGGACTCTGGGATTCAATAAAGGAATTAGCAAGAGCTTATGAATACATAATGGGACTCATAATCTTCATGCCTACAGCAATTTTGTCATGGTTCCCATTTGTATCAGAGTTCCAAACTCGTTTGCTCTTCAACCAAGCTTTCAGTAGAGGCCTCCAAATTTCTATGATCCTTGCTGGAAGAAAAGATAAAACAGAAACCAAAGAGTTTTCTTctgtttag
- the LOC115701233 gene encoding GDSL esterase/lipase At4g10955 yields MAKRGAEEMINEAVTAEKEAHPYAFHVSGPRNVSSLNWRELINSSWKDGNYKRTVIACFIQAVYLLELDRQENRSEETALAPKWWIPFKYKLVQTLVDERDGSIFGAILEWDRSAALSELILIRPSGAPRAVLALRGTLLKSLTFRRDIEDDLRFLAWESLKGSIRFKVALEALKSVAEKYGSSNVCIAGHSLGAGFALQVGKTLAKEGIYVDTHLFNPPSVSLAMSLRNIGEKAGFVWKRFKSMLPSSSSTQVNSEGETSNSNSNNNSWWVPNLYGLKNPGLALGKWVPHLYVNNSDYICCSYTDPDGATEEEEKEENKGNIGKENLRPRAGQMAAKLFVMSKGNQKFLEAHGLEQWWSDDLELNLALHNSKLISRQLKSLYSLPNPKTQGKESLA; encoded by the exons ATGGCGAAGCGTGGTGCTGAGGAGATGATTAATGAAGCTGTAACAGCAGAAAAAGAGGCTCACCCATATGCATTTCATGTGTCTGGACCTCGAAATGTGTCTTCTCTTAATTGGAGAGAGCTTATAAATTCTAGTTG GAAGGATGGAAACTACAAAAGAACAGTAATTGCTTGTTTTATACAGGCAGTATATCTGCTTGAACTTGACAGACAAGAGAACAGAAGTGAAGAAACTGCTCTAGCCCCAAAATGGTGGATACCCTTTAAATACAAGCTAGTTCAAACCTTGGTTGATGAAAGAGATGGATCGATTTTCGGGGCAATACTAGAATGGGACAGGTCTGCTGCCCTTTCTGAGTTAATCCTCATTAGACCGAGTGGTGCACCAAGAGCTGTATTAGCACTTAGAGGAACACTCCTGAAGAGCTTAACATTCCGAAGGGACATCGAAGATGACCTACGGTTTTTGGCTTGGGaaagcttgaaaggctcaatcagATTCAAAGTGGCTTTAGAGGCATTGAAATCAGTGGCTGAAAAGTATGGTAGTAGTAATGTGTGTATTGCAGGTCACTCTTTAGGGGCTGGTTTTGCTCTCCAAGTGGGAAAAACATTAGCCAAAGAAGGGATATATGTAGACACACACTTGTTCAATCCACCTTCAGTTTCACTTGCCATGAGCTTAAGAAACATTGGAGAAAAAGCTGGTTTTGTTTGGAAGAGATTCAAGTCAAtgcttccttcttcttcttcaactcaAGTTAACAGTGAAGGTGAAACAagtaatagtaatagtaataataatagttgGTGGGTGCCCAATTTGTATGGTTTGAAGAATCCTGGTCTAGCTTTGGGAAAATGGGTACCTCATTTGTATGTAAATAACAGTGACTACATTTGTTGCTCTTATACTGATCCTGATGGAGcaacagaagaagaagaaaaagaagaaaacaagGGCAACATTGGTAAAGAGAATTTGAGGCCTAGAGCAGGACAAATGGCAGCTAAGCTGTTTGTGATGTCTAAGGGAAACCAAAAGTTTCTTGAAGCACATGGATTGGAGCAATGGTGGTCTGATGATTTAGAACTTAATCTTGCTCTTCACAACAGTAAGCTCATAAGTAGGCAGCTGAAATCCTTGTATAGTCTTCCAAATCCAAAAACACAGGGAAAGGAAAGCCTAGCCTAG
- the LOC115699341 gene encoding conserved oligomeric Golgi complex subunit 5, with product MASPALPMQRSPTSSSSPLQRLSTFKNAAPNPTTTSSSLTAASPLDSFASDPIFSAFLSSDFSSTSFSSAALSSGSPASTAEKLHQAIRLLESQLRSEVLSRHGELLSQLSSLQHADHTLATVRSAVSSLQASLRRVRSELSDPLKSIQTQTIQLSNIHRSTELLQHSIRALRLSKKLRDLISVSAADPDKLDLAKAAQLHCEILTLYNEYDLVGIDVVDEELKWVRETGDKLRSEAMKLLNRGMEGLNQAEVGTGLQVFYNLGELRATVEQLIEKYKGIGLKSVSTALDMKAITASTGGGGYGPGGIRGSGMPQIGGGGKAREALWQRMAGCMEQLHSVLVAVWHLQRVLSKKRDPFTHVLLLDEVNQEGDTMLTDRVWEAIVKAFANQMKSAFTASSFVKEIFTMGYPKLFLMIENLLERISRDTDVKGVLPAISLEGKDKMIAAVDIFQTAFLTLCLSRLSDLVNSIFPVTSRGSVPSKEQISRIISRIQEEIEAVQLDARLTLLVLREIGKVLQLLAQRAEYQISTGPEARQVDDPATSAQLKNFALCQHLQEIHARVSTMIAGLPAIAVEVLSPALGAIYEVACDSVTSLFQAMVDRLESCILQLHEQNFGMLGLDAAMDNNASSYMDELQKCILHFRSEFLFRLLPPKNAANIGVENICTRLVRSMASRVLIFFIRHASLIRPLSESGKLRMARDMAELELAVGQNLFPVEQLGAPYRALRAFRPLIFLETSQLASSPLLQDLPPSIILHHLYTRGPEELQSPLQRNRLTPQQYSLWLDSQGEDQVWKGIKATLDDYASRVRARGDKEFSPVYPLMLQLGSSLTENALVPQKHKH from the exons ATGGCGTCTCCGGCCTTACCAATGCAACGATCTCCCACTTCTTCCTCTTCTCCTCTCCAACGTCTCTCAACCTTCAAAAACGCAGCACCCAATCCTACAACCACTTCTTCATCCCTCACTGCCGCATCTCCGCTCGATTCCTTCGCCTCAGACCCAATCTTCTCAGCTTTTCTCTCATCCGATTTCTCCTCCACCTCCTTCTCTTCCGCCGCTCTATCTTCCGGCTCTCCAGCTTCCACCGCCGAGAAGCTTCACCAAGCCATCCGTCTCCTTGAGTCCCAGCTTCGCTCCGAGGTTCTGTCTCGCCATGGTGAGCTTCTCTCTCAGCTCTCTTCTCTCCAGCATGCCGATCATACTCTTGCCACCGTCCGATCTGCCGTCTCCTCCCTTCAGGCTTCACTCCGCCGTGTCCGATCTGAGCTTTCTGATCCCCTTAAATCCATACAGACACAAACGATTCAACTCTCCAATATCCACCGCTCGACGGAGCTCCTCCAGCACTCAATTCGCGCACTTCGCTTGTCGAAGAAGTTACGTGATCTGATCTCCGTGTCTGCGGCTGATCCTGATAAGCTTGATCTCGCTAAGGCTGCTCAGCTACATTGTGAGATCTTGACACTCTACAATGAGTACGATCTCGTGGGTATCGATGTTGTTGACGAAGAGCTCAAATGGGTTAGAGAGACTGGTGATAAATTGAGGAGCGAGGCCATGAAACTGCTTAACAGGGGAATGGAGGGTTTAAATCAAGCTGAAGTTGGTACTGGATTGCAGGTTTTCTACAATCTTGGTGAACTAAGAGCCACTGTGGAGCAACTTATCGAAAAGTACAAGGGTATAGGATTGAAGAGTGTGAGTACGGCATTAGATATGAAGGCAATTACAGCCTCCACCGGTGGTGGCGGATACGGGCCCGGAGGAATTAGGGGAAGCGGAATGCCGCAAATTGGAGGTGGAGGGAAGGCTAGGGAGGCTCTTTGGCAGAGGATGGCGGGCTGTATGGAACAGCTGCATTCGGTTTTGGTCGCAGTTTGGCATTTGCAGAGGGTTTTGTCGAAGAAGCGTGACCCTTTCACGCATGTGCTACTGCTTGATGAGGTTAATCAG GAAGGTGATACTATGTTAACAGATCGAGTCTGGGAAGCCATTGTGAAGGCATTTGCTAACCAAATGAAGTCTGCTTTCACTGCATCAAGTTTCGTCAAAGAAATTTTCACCATGGGGTATCCGAAACTCTTTTTAATGATAGAGAACCTTCTTGAAAGAATTTCACGTGATACAGATGTCAAAGGGGTTTTACCAGCTATTAGTTTGGAGGGGAAAGATAAAATGATTGCAGCCGTTGATATATTTCAGACTGCCTTCTTGACTCTCTGCTTGAGCCGCCTTTCAGATCTCGTGAATTCTATATTTCCTGTGACCAGCCGTGGAAGTGTCCCCTCCAAAGAGCAAATCTCAAGAATCATATCACGTATTCAGGAAGAGATTGAAGCTGTGCAATTGGATGCACGGCTGACTCTTCTTGTATTGCGTGAAATTGGCAAGGTTCTCCAACTTCTGGCACAACGAGCTGAATACcag ATATCTACTGGTCCTGAAGCTCGGCAAGTCGATGATCCTGCGACTTCAGCACAACTCAAAAACTTTGCCCTGTGTCAGCACCTGCAAGAAATTCACGCACGTGTGTCAACTATGATTGCAGGACTACCTGCTATTGCTGTAGAGGTGCTGTCTCCCGCTTTAGGTGCAATATATGAGGTTGCCTGTGACTCAGTGACATCCCTATTCCAAGCTATGGTTGATCGTCTAGAGTCTTGCATCTTGCAACTTCATGAACAGAATTTCGGCATGCTTGGTTTGGATGCCGCAATGGATAACAATGCATCATCTTATATGGACGAGTTGCAAAAGTGTATTCTTCACTTCCGAAGTGAATTTTTATTTAGGCTGTTGCCTCCAAAGAATGCTGCTAACATTGGAGTAGAAAATATATGCACTAGGCTTGTTAGGAGCATGGCTTCAAGGGTTCTAATATTCTTTATCAGACACGCTTCTCTTATCAGACCCCTTTCAGAATCAGGAAAGCTGAGGATGGCTAGGGATATGGCTGAGCTTGAATTAGCTGTAGGCCAAAATCTGTTTCCTGTTGAACAACTCGGTGCACCATACAGAGCCCTCCGAGCATTCCGCCCTCTTATTTTCTTGGAAACATCTCAACTGGCATCATCTCCTCTTCTTCAAGATCTGCCACCAAGTATAATACTTCACCATCTCTACACACGAGGTCCCGAAGAACTGCAGTCGCCACTTCAGAGGAACAGACTTACCCCACAGCAATATTCATTGTGGCTAGATTCTCAAGGTGAAGATCAGGTTTGGAAAGGTATAAAAGCAACTCTGGATGATTATGCTTCCAGAGTGAGGGCCAGAGGCGACAAGGAGTTTAGTCCTGTATACCCTCTTATGCTTCAATTAGGATCATCCTTGACAGAAAATGCTCTTGTACCCCAAAAGCATAAGCATTGA